The Agrobacterium cucumeris genome has a segment encoding these proteins:
- a CDS encoding sugar phosphate isomerase/epimerase family protein — translation MTNPITITTAPCCWGVDDVKNPHLPHWEKVLDEAKAAGFGGLELGPYGYLPLDLKRVSQALDERGLKIVAGTIFDDLVSPDNRDNLLRQTDEICALITRLPKPETHTGQRFPAPYLTVMDWGHDERDYAAGHSDRAPRLDEAAWRGMVENIRAISTLARDTYGVRATIHPHAGGYIEFADELQQIIKDIPADLAGLCLDTGHMAYSGMDPVATLRRYWDRVDYIHFKDIDAAVFKEVMAEHIRFFDACAKGVMCPIGRGSIDYPAIRSLLTELGYGGYITIEQERDPRNAGSILNDLAASRAFLAKSGF, via the coding sequence ATGACCAACCCGATCACCATCACCACCGCTCCCTGCTGCTGGGGCGTCGATGACGTCAAAAACCCCCATCTGCCCCATTGGGAAAAGGTGCTGGATGAGGCGAAGGCCGCCGGTTTCGGCGGTCTGGAACTTGGCCCTTATGGCTATCTGCCGCTTGATCTCAAGCGCGTTTCACAGGCGCTGGACGAGCGTGGCCTGAAGATCGTTGCCGGCACGATCTTTGACGATCTGGTCTCACCTGACAACCGCGACAACCTGCTGCGCCAGACCGACGAGATCTGCGCATTGATCACCCGCCTGCCGAAGCCGGAAACCCATACCGGCCAGCGTTTTCCCGCGCCCTATCTGACGGTGATGGACTGGGGCCATGATGAGCGGGACTATGCCGCCGGCCATTCCGACCGCGCACCACGCCTCGATGAAGCCGCGTGGCGGGGGATGGTCGAAAACATACGCGCCATCTCAACGCTTGCCCGTGACACCTATGGCGTGCGCGCCACCATCCATCCCCATGCTGGCGGCTATATCGAATTTGCCGACGAGTTGCAGCAGATCATTAAGGACATTCCCGCCGATCTTGCGGGCTTATGCCTCGATACCGGCCATATGGCCTATTCCGGCATGGACCCCGTCGCCACGCTTCGCCGTTATTGGGACCGCGTCGACTATATTCATTTCAAGGATATCGACGCCGCGGTTTTCAAGGAGGTGATGGCAGAACACATCCGCTTCTTCGACGCCTGCGCCAAGGGCGTGATGTGCCCGATCGGCCGCGGCTCTATCGATTACCCAGCGATCCGCAGCCTTCTAACTGAACTCGGTTACGGCGGTTACATCACTATCGAGCAGGAACGCGACCCGCGTAATGCCGGCAGCATTCTGAACGATCTGGCGGCCAGCAGGGCGTTTCTTGCCAAAAGCGGTTTCTGA
- a CDS encoding agmatine deiminase family protein, whose amino-acid sequence MHDDPDFLDDLQKTIAKIANTISEFEPVVMLAAAQYHGAIRKQVSRNVELWDIPTDDLWCRDSGPSFVVDGKGGLAITQFNFNGWGNKQTHNADGKIAARIAERMGLPIFDAGLVGEAGGVETDGHGTLIAHESSFINANRNRGDKAEIERLLLDTMGARKMVWAPGIIGADITDYHIDALARFVKPGQLLIQMGDKIDHDEPWSVAAFETHDILAAATDAEGRKLDMIILPEPYDIRVDSADFVSSYVNYYVCNGAVIAAEFGDREADERAAAILGRLYPGREIITLNIDPVGEVGGGIHCATHEQPKV is encoded by the coding sequence GTGCATGACGATCCCGATTTCCTTGATGACCTTCAAAAAACCATCGCGAAAATCGCCAATACCATTTCGGAGTTCGAGCCAGTCGTGATGCTGGCCGCGGCGCAGTACCATGGCGCGATCCGCAAACAGGTGTCGCGCAACGTCGAATTATGGGACATCCCGACCGATGATCTGTGGTGCCGCGATTCCGGGCCGTCCTTTGTTGTAGATGGCAAGGGCGGGCTCGCCATCACGCAGTTCAACTTCAACGGCTGGGGCAACAAGCAAACCCACAATGCCGATGGAAAGATTGCCGCGCGGATAGCCGAACGTATGGGCCTTCCGATTTTTGATGCAGGGCTGGTGGGCGAGGCTGGAGGGGTGGAAACCGACGGCCACGGTACGTTGATCGCCCATGAAAGCAGCTTCATCAATGCCAATCGCAACCGCGGCGACAAGGCAGAAATCGAACGGCTTCTCCTCGACACGATGGGCGCACGCAAGATGGTGTGGGCACCCGGAATCATCGGAGCTGACATCACCGATTACCACATCGATGCGCTCGCCCGTTTCGTCAAGCCGGGGCAACTGCTGATCCAGATGGGAGACAAGATCGACCACGACGAACCGTGGTCGGTGGCAGCCTTCGAAACCCATGATATTCTGGCCGCAGCCACCGATGCCGAAGGCCGCAAGCTGGATATGATCATCTTGCCGGAACCCTACGACATTCGTGTCGACAGCGCCGATTTCGTATCTTCCTATGTCAATTATTATGTCTGCAACGGTGCGGTCATCGCCGCCGAATTCGGCGATCGGGAGGCCGACGAACGAGCCGCAGCGATTCTTGGCAGGCTTTATCCCGGCCGGGAGATCATCACGTTAAATATCGACCCGGTAGGTGAGGTAGGCGGCGGCATTCATTGCGCCACCCACGAGCAGCCCAAGGTCTGA